A single genomic interval of Haloterrigena salifodinae harbors:
- a CDS encoding cbb3-type cytochrome c oxidase subunit I, which translates to MSDLPPMTSVKRWLVTTNHKDVGILYIATALFFLMLGGVLALLFRAHLWVPGGTGLLETIEFNQAVTAHGLLMVFWFLSPIASGFANYFVPLQIGAKDLAFPRLNALSYWFYLFSGVLMGISFFQGTTFAGGWTMYAPLNVPSFNTVLEATAGGNATVLALLLFIISITIGTVNFLTTIHRSRAEGLGLWNMPMFTWSWLLTAWMMLFAFAALLAALLLLSVDRIMLTQYFSTDQGSSLLWAHLFWFFGHPEVYIVFFPALGIMFETFQTFTGRRLVGRKWVIIAMVLVAVQSFLVWMHHMFLSAINLEIKTLFMATTIGISLPFDLMVFALIYTMVKGRVRFTTPFLFSLGALVLFILGGITGVFLGAVVLDYEFRGTYWVVAHFHYVMVSGVTALVAGIYYWWPKITGKMYSETLGKLNFAVYFVGFNLLYFPLFLAWETPRRIFHYSESAQIYHQASTVGAFVFGASFLIMFFTLGKSLLTGPDAPDNPWEYSRTAEWAIPSPPPLENWADRPSYASGRLEFVDDAAAATDGGVATGHGEATAVDTTHEEHADHASIWPFGIGIGTFVLFLGLSGMTPYVHKFIQGTEHPPEHLASAAAEPSITYPILLLLGVGILGVTLFKFGVEEFNVPEMAVAERWPFGGVGNTKLGVWVFLASDVVVFGGAIGAYVFMRLHSGWSNWHLDTITMAGLFNTYVLLTSSFTVILALAFAERKNKKAMLGSMVATVLLAFVFMGVKAFEYSSKFADGHYWFSGIDYSIYFVTTGLHALHVILGVLVALFMIYRIITVDAYLEDHRPVEFFGLYWHFVDIVWVFLFPLFYLM; encoded by the coding sequence ATGAGTGACCTACCACCGATGACGTCGGTCAAGCGATGGCTGGTCACAACCAACCACAAGGACGTCGGGATCCTCTACATCGCGACGGCCCTGTTCTTCCTCATGCTCGGAGGGGTGCTCGCGCTGCTCTTCCGTGCACACCTGTGGGTGCCCGGCGGAACGGGGCTGCTCGAAACGATCGAGTTCAATCAGGCCGTCACGGCCCACGGGCTGTTGATGGTCTTCTGGTTCCTTTCGCCGATCGCGTCCGGCTTCGCGAACTACTTCGTCCCGCTGCAGATCGGCGCGAAGGATCTAGCGTTCCCGCGGCTGAACGCCCTGAGTTACTGGTTCTACCTGTTCTCGGGCGTTCTGATGGGCATCTCCTTCTTCCAGGGGACGACCTTCGCCGGCGGCTGGACGATGTACGCGCCACTGAACGTACCGTCGTTCAACACGGTACTGGAGGCGACGGCCGGCGGGAACGCGACGGTGCTCGCGCTCCTGCTGTTCATCATCTCAATCACGATCGGGACGGTGAACTTCCTCACGACGATCCACCGTTCGCGCGCTGAAGGCCTCGGCTTGTGGAACATGCCGATGTTCACCTGGTCGTGGCTGCTGACGGCCTGGATGATGCTGTTCGCGTTCGCGGCGCTGCTGGCCGCGCTCCTGTTGCTCTCGGTCGACCGGATCATGCTCACGCAGTACTTCTCGACCGATCAGGGTTCGAGTCTGCTGTGGGCGCACCTGTTCTGGTTCTTCGGGCATCCGGAGGTGTACATCGTCTTCTTCCCGGCGTTGGGAATCATGTTCGAGACGTTCCAGACCTTTACGGGACGACGACTCGTCGGCCGCAAGTGGGTCATCATCGCGATGGTCCTGGTCGCGGTCCAGTCGTTCCTCGTCTGGATGCACCACATGTTCCTGTCGGCGATCAACCTCGAGATCAAGACGCTGTTCATGGCGACGACCATCGGGATCTCGCTGCCGTTCGACCTGATGGTCTTCGCGCTAATCTACACGATGGTCAAGGGACGCGTGCGGTTTACCACGCCGTTCCTGTTCAGCCTCGGGGCGCTCGTCCTGTTCATCCTCGGCGGCATCACCGGGGTCTTCCTCGGCGCCGTCGTGCTGGACTACGAGTTCCGCGGCACCTACTGGGTCGTCGCGCACTTCCACTACGTGATGGTCTCGGGGGTGACCGCGCTAGTCGCCGGGATCTACTACTGGTGGCCGAAGATAACTGGGAAGATGTACTCCGAGACCCTCGGAAAGCTCAACTTCGCGGTTTACTTCGTCGGCTTCAACCTGCTGTACTTCCCGCTGTTCCTCGCCTGGGAGACGCCGCGGCGCATCTTCCACTACAGCGAGAGCGCACAGATCTACCATCAGGCGTCGACCGTCGGCGCGTTCGTCTTCGGCGCGTCGTTCCTGATCATGTTCTTCACGCTCGGGAAGAGCCTACTCACGGGTCCCGACGCACCCGATAACCCCTGGGAGTACTCCCGGACCGCCGAGTGGGCGATCCCCTCGCCGCCGCCGCTGGAGAATTGGGCCGACCGACCCAGCTACGCCAGCGGTCGCCTCGAGTTCGTCGACGATGCGGCGGCTGCGACCGACGGCGGCGTCGCGACCGGACACGGTGAGGCGACGGCCGTGGACACGACCCATGAGGAACACGCCGACCACGCCAGTATCTGGCCCTTCGGTATCGGGATCGGCACGTTCGTCCTCTTCCTCGGCCTGTCCGGAATGACGCCGTATGTCCACAAGTTCATTCAGGGTACCGAACACCCGCCGGAACACCTCGCCAGCGCCGCGGCCGAGCCGAGCATCACGTATCCGATTCTGTTGCTTCTCGGCGTCGGAATCCTTGGTGTCACGCTGTTCAAGTTCGGCGTCGAGGAGTTCAACGTTCCCGAGATGGCGGTTGCCGAACGCTGGCCGTTCGGCGGCGTCGGCAACACGAAGCTCGGCGTCTGGGTCTTCCTGGCCTCTGACGTTGTCGTCTTCGGCGGCGCGATCGGAGCGTACGTCTTCATGCGCCTCCACAGCGGCTGGAGCAACTGGCACCTCGACACGATCACCATGGCGGGGCTGTTCAACACCTACGTCCTGCTCACCTCGAGCTTCACGGTGATCCTGGCGCTGGCCTTCGCCGAACGGAAGAACAAGAAGGCCATGCTCGGCTCGATGGTCGCGACGGTCCTGTTGGCGTTCGTCTTCATGGGCGTCAAGGCCTTCGAGTACAGCAGCAAGTTCGCCGACGGGCACTACTGGTTCAGCGGGATCGATTACTCGATCTACTTCGTCACGACCGGGCTCCACGCACTCCACGTGATCCTCGGCGTGCTCGTCGCGCTGTTCATGATCTACCGGATCATCACCGTCGACGCCTATCTGGAAGACCACCGACCGGTGGAGTTCTTCGGGCTCTACTGGCACTTCGTCGACATCGTCTGGGTCTTCCTCTTCCCGCTGTTCTACCTGATGTAG
- the coxB gene encoding cytochrome c oxidase subunit II — translation MPLQQTRVDVFEEIFLVFLGLGTLVGVVVVSYVLYNAYKYRDDGEPKDDESLPTLGELPTGGKGGKKLFLSFGISAVIVISLVIWTYGMLLYVEDPQDEFDEEPAEIEVTGDGFAWYFEYANGVEEIGTMRVPADKPIAIQTTSGDVWHTFGIPDLRVKSDAIPGEYDETWFMAEETGEHEIKCFELCGKGHTAMTGTVQVMEEEAFNEWLNSQLTLEVEVVDQNETPVTEGYEMTLEHTENDQYEEDLVHTYTAEDFDENGTISLDHEDLQQGGEYNVTITFEDGQYETIEKTINIDGPSSETFTAGSANESDNGNGTNESGHGGDGE, via the coding sequence ATGCCGTTGCAGCAGACACGCGTCGACGTGTTCGAGGAGATCTTCCTGGTGTTTCTCGGACTCGGGACGCTCGTCGGTGTCGTCGTAGTTTCGTATGTCTTGTACAACGCGTACAAGTATCGGGACGACGGCGAGCCGAAAGACGACGAGTCGCTGCCGACGCTCGGGGAACTACCGACAGGTGGAAAGGGTGGAAAGAAGCTGTTCCTATCGTTCGGGATCAGCGCCGTTATCGTCATTTCGCTGGTGATCTGGACGTACGGGATGCTCCTGTACGTCGAGGATCCCCAGGACGAGTTCGACGAGGAGCCGGCCGAGATCGAGGTCACTGGCGACGGGTTCGCCTGGTACTTCGAGTACGCGAACGGCGTCGAAGAGATCGGTACTATGCGTGTTCCTGCCGACAAGCCGATCGCGATCCAGACGACGTCGGGCGACGTCTGGCACACGTTCGGCATACCCGACTTACGGGTGAAATCCGACGCAATTCCGGGCGAGTACGACGAGACGTGGTTCATGGCCGAGGAAACCGGTGAACACGAGATCAAGTGTTTCGAACTCTGTGGAAAGGGACACACGGCGATGACCGGTACCGTTCAGGTCATGGAAGAAGAGGCGTTCAACGAGTGGCTCAACAGTCAATTGACACTCGAGGTCGAGGTCGTCGACCAGAACGAGACGCCGGTCACCGAGGGCTACGAGATGACCCTCGAGCACACCGAGAACGACCAGTACGAGGAGGACCTCGTGCACACGTACACCGCCGAAGACTTCGACGAGAACGGGACGATCAGTCTCGATCACGAGGACCTCCAGCAGGGCGGTGAATACAACGTGACGATCACGTTCGAGGACGGCCAGTACGAGACGATCGAGAAGACCATCAACATCGACGGTCCCTCGAGCGAGACCTTCACCGCCGGAAGCGCCAACGAATCAGATAATGGGAACGGAACCAACGAGAGCGGCCATGGAGGTGACGGCGAATGA
- a CDS encoding amphi-Trp domain-containing protein produces the protein MPEDILFEFERRMDRTEIADYLRTVADSLEHGDPVSLEAGGESVTMTPPSRPTFEIKAERETSSSAPEGPGELGLEFELEWEEGEDRSDDGELTID, from the coding sequence ATGCCGGAAGACATCCTCTTCGAGTTCGAACGGCGGATGGATCGGACCGAGATCGCTGACTACCTTCGTACGGTTGCCGACAGCCTCGAGCACGGCGACCCGGTCAGCCTCGAGGCCGGCGGGGAGTCAGTGACGATGACGCCGCCGTCACGACCCACCTTCGAGATTAAGGCCGAACGCGAGACCTCGAGTTCGGCGCCCGAGGGTCCGGGCGAACTCGGACTCGAGTTCGAACTCGAGTGGGAGGAAGGCGAGGATCGATCCGATGACGGTGAGCTGACGATCGACTAG
- a CDS encoding adenylate kinase, with protein sequence MAQPRILILGAPGAGKGTQSAKITEEFDVDHITTGDALRGNKDMDISDMDTEYDTPREYMDRGELVPDAVVNAIVEEALSQADGFVLDGYPRNLEQAEELEDMTDLDLALMLDVGEEELVDRLTGRRVCSECGTNYHVEYDQPEEEGVCDECGGELIQRDDDTEETVRDRLEVYHENTEPVIEHYEEQGDLERVDGERAPDEVWADVKATIEDAA encoded by the coding sequence ATGGCACAGCCACGAATTCTGATCCTGGGTGCGCCCGGGGCAGGCAAGGGGACCCAAAGCGCCAAAATCACCGAGGAGTTCGACGTCGACCACATCACTACCGGCGACGCCCTCCGCGGGAACAAGGACATGGACATCTCCGACATGGACACGGAGTACGACACCCCGCGGGAGTACATGGATCGGGGCGAACTCGTCCCCGACGCGGTCGTCAACGCCATCGTCGAGGAGGCCCTCTCCCAGGCCGACGGCTTCGTCCTCGACGGCTACCCGCGGAACCTAGAGCAGGCCGAGGAACTCGAGGACATGACCGACCTCGACCTCGCGCTCATGCTCGACGTCGGCGAGGAGGAACTGGTCGACCGACTCACCGGTCGCCGCGTCTGTTCGGAGTGTGGCACCAACTATCACGTCGAGTACGACCAGCCCGAAGAGGAGGGCGTCTGCGACGAGTGCGGCGGTGAGTTGATCCAGCGCGACGACGATACCGAGGAAACCGTCCGCGACCGCCTCGAGGTCTACCACGAGAACACGGAACCGGTCATCGAACACTACGAAGAGCAGGGCGACCTCGAGCGCGTCGACGGCGAGCGAGCGCCAGACGAGGTCTGGGCGGATGTGAAGGCGACGATCGAAGACGCGGCGTAG
- a CDS encoding DUF7289 family protein: MSAPRGAGTTTATERGQSTLIGVVLLIGMVAAGSLGIFLIAGDAITGAEQQSEQERIEQAFVELSNSISSSAGSGDVSQSMELHAGDQGAIAHHDSATYKIWTQSYNGTNSNVVADGSIGTIEYEDADGTKIAYEGGAVFRETGRQTRVLSSPPIDYNHETSTLSFPVFGLTEDKTIDSGDISIKQTGVDREPTNYIQNDHVFVEIQSKYCRGWQQYFTEQAGDTTLQESCYGGENEDGTVKVRLGYDDIANAFSSGVAVPSEDNIDDKKDTFDDISAGKQYQPMDGTILQLTDNFENGSAERIDDTGTYSAGNYYADELTNPDLDFDLSDGDAILAVDGDVRIDSGGISVTNCRGGEGQLKIYVEGDFSMSKGAVEPSCGGAGDVETIQVYGMSTTGINFHSNPTFNGLIYAASDKDPADDGFDGWPVEGTSHRDDNYQVNFQGANEFKGALVVNSINVDSKLKGVDDVTPDDDAVIEPIPDGYAPVPQLTYLNLAEYRIEIKNN; this comes from the coding sequence ATGAGTGCGCCGCGTGGGGCCGGGACGACAACAGCGACGGAACGGGGCCAGTCGACGTTGATTGGAGTCGTGTTGTTGATTGGGATGGTCGCAGCCGGCAGCCTCGGGATCTTTCTAATCGCCGGTGACGCAATCACCGGTGCGGAACAACAGTCCGAGCAGGAACGAATCGAACAGGCGTTCGTCGAGTTGAGCAACAGCATCTCGTCATCGGCGGGGTCCGGAGACGTCTCGCAGTCGATGGAATTACACGCCGGCGATCAGGGGGCGATCGCCCACCACGACTCGGCGACGTACAAAATTTGGACGCAAAGCTACAACGGGACGAACAGTAACGTGGTCGCGGACGGTTCGATCGGGACGATCGAGTACGAGGACGCCGACGGGACGAAGATCGCGTACGAGGGCGGCGCCGTCTTCCGCGAAACGGGGCGACAAACGCGGGTCCTCTCGTCTCCCCCGATCGATTACAATCACGAGACGAGCACGCTGTCGTTCCCCGTCTTCGGACTCACCGAAGACAAAACGATCGACTCCGGCGATATTTCGATCAAGCAGACCGGCGTGGATCGCGAACCGACCAACTACATCCAGAACGATCACGTGTTCGTCGAAATCCAGAGCAAGTACTGTCGCGGGTGGCAACAGTACTTTACGGAGCAAGCGGGCGATACGACCCTTCAGGAGTCGTGTTACGGCGGCGAGAACGAAGATGGGACGGTGAAAGTGAGACTCGGCTACGACGACATTGCGAACGCGTTCTCCTCAGGCGTGGCAGTTCCCTCCGAAGACAATATCGATGACAAGAAAGACACGTTCGACGATATCTCGGCTGGCAAGCAGTATCAGCCGATGGACGGAACGATACTGCAACTCACGGACAATTTCGAAAACGGGTCGGCCGAACGGATTGACGATACCGGGACGTATTCCGCCGGGAACTACTACGCGGACGAACTGACCAATCCCGATCTCGATTTCGACCTCTCCGACGGCGATGCGATTCTCGCCGTGGATGGGGACGTTCGAATCGATAGCGGTGGAATCTCCGTCACCAACTGTAGAGGCGGGGAGGGACAGCTGAAGATCTACGTCGAAGGCGATTTCTCCATGAGTAAGGGGGCGGTCGAACCGAGCTGTGGCGGTGCGGGCGACGTCGAAACGATACAGGTCTACGGGATGTCCACGACGGGGATCAATTTCCACTCGAATCCGACCTTCAACGGGCTGATCTACGCGGCGAGCGACAAAGACCCCGCGGACGACGGGTTCGACGGATGGCCGGTTGAAGGGACGAGTCACAGGGACGATAATTATCAGGTGAACTTCCAGGGGGCAAACGAATTCAAGGGGGCTCTCGTCGTGAATTCGATAAACGTCGACAGTAAGCTCAAGGGCGTCGACGACGTTACACCCGACGACGACGCAGTGATCGAACCGATCCCGGACGGGTACGCGCCCGTCCCGCAGCTCACCTATCTCAACCTCGCCGAATACCGGATCGAAATCAAAAACAACTGA
- a CDS encoding DUF106 domain-containing protein — translation MTRTAEKINDLVREDSSMTAALEAIREAADRNGGEVHWADVNDDLTSGQWGRLIEKGVLVDGDEGFEIADREAYDRALDGDGGGDGDGGSAAADVEIDDEESSWSQWDKLAGMGSLLLMFGYWIDSVQQTVGSTINIVLGPLDAALPFYAVILSIALLTGLYSTLLQANLINPEVMGKYQERMQAMQEKQKDVRERKEQAEERGASEAEIERLDDELEEVREEQMEAMAQNLGMFKQQIRPMVWIMLLTIPLFLWMRWKVQIVGLDEAEATIIMPLVGTTEWSSRAVGPMAGWIVWYFLCSMSFSQLLRKALNIDMSPSSA, via the coding sequence ATGACGCGTACAGCGGAGAAAATCAACGACCTCGTCCGGGAGGACTCCTCCATGACGGCGGCCCTCGAGGCCATCCGCGAGGCAGCCGACCGGAACGGGGGCGAGGTCCACTGGGCCGACGTCAACGACGACTTGACGAGCGGTCAATGGGGCCGGTTGATCGAGAAAGGAGTACTGGTCGACGGCGACGAAGGATTCGAGATCGCCGACCGAGAGGCGTACGACAGGGCTCTCGACGGCGACGGTGGCGGTGACGGCGACGGCGGAAGCGCCGCCGCCGACGTCGAAATCGACGACGAAGAGTCGAGCTGGTCACAATGGGACAAACTGGCCGGGATGGGCTCGCTGCTGTTGATGTTCGGATACTGGATCGATTCCGTCCAGCAGACCGTCGGCAGTACGATCAATATCGTACTCGGCCCGCTGGACGCAGCGCTGCCGTTTTACGCCGTAATCCTTTCGATCGCCCTACTGACAGGGTTGTACTCGACGCTACTGCAGGCCAACCTGATAAACCCCGAAGTCATGGGCAAGTATCAGGAGCGCATGCAGGCCATGCAGGAAAAACAGAAGGACGTCCGCGAGCGCAAAGAGCAAGCCGAGGAGCGCGGCGCCAGCGAGGCCGAGATCGAGCGCCTCGATGACGAACTCGAGGAGGTCCGTGAGGAGCAGATGGAGGCCATGGCCCAGAACCTCGGGATGTTCAAACAGCAAATCCGACCGATGGTCTGGATTATGCTGTTGACCATCCCGCTGTTCCTCTGGATGCGCTGGAAGGTCCAGATCGTCGGCCTTGATGAGGCAGAAGCGACGATCATCATGCCGTTGGTCGGGACAACGGAGTGGAGTTCGCGAGCAGTCGGGCCGATGGCAGGCTGGATCGTCTGGTACTTCCTCTGCTCGATGAGCTTCTCCCAGCTGTTGCGCAAGGCGCTGAACATCGATATGTCCCCCTCGAGCGCCTGA
- the cmk gene encoding (d)CMP kinase, protein MLLTVSGPPGSGKSTTAELLADRFDLEHVSGGDIFRELAEERDYTPLEFNKLAEENDQIDRDLDRRLYEIAVERDGLVLESRLAGWLAGEQADFRFWLDAPARVRGERIAEREEKDPERATEETKAREASEAKRYQEYYGIDIRDLTIYDLSVNTARWGPDAVLDMLVTAVEVYEADADEGQAYVEIDDEF, encoded by the coding sequence ATGTTACTGACCGTCTCCGGTCCACCGGGAAGCGGCAAGAGTACGACGGCGGAGTTACTCGCCGACAGATTTGACCTCGAGCACGTCAGCGGCGGCGACATCTTCCGCGAGCTCGCCGAGGAACGCGACTATACGCCCCTCGAGTTCAACAAGCTCGCCGAGGAGAACGACCAGATCGACCGCGACCTCGACCGTCGGCTCTACGAGATCGCCGTCGAACGCGACGGTCTCGTCCTCGAGTCCCGGCTGGCGGGCTGGCTGGCCGGCGAGCAGGCGGACTTCCGGTTCTGGCTGGACGCCCCGGCCCGGGTTCGCGGTGAGCGGATCGCCGAACGCGAGGAGAAAGACCCCGAACGGGCGACCGAGGAGACGAAGGCGCGGGAAGCCAGCGAGGCCAAACGCTACCAAGAGTACTACGGGATCGACATCCGCGATCTGACGATCTACGATCTCTCGGTGAACACGGCCCGCTGGGGGCCTGACGCCGTTTTAGACATGCTCGTCACCGCCGTCGAGGTGTACGAGGCCGACGCGGACGAGGGGCAGGCCTACGTCGAGATCGACGACGAGTTCTAA
- a CDS encoding RNA-guided pseudouridylation complex pseudouridine synthase subunit Cbf5, translated as MADRSRLRGPPDDRTPAELLTFGVVNLDKPPGPSSHQVSGWLRDAVDETLADQAPDATIEQAAHAGTLDPKVTGCLPIMLGEATRLAQVFLEGSKEYVAVLECHAPVPADAESVVAEFEGPIYQKPPRKSAVARRLRVREIYDLEVLETDERRLLLRIRCESGTYVRKLCHDLGLALGTGGHMGHLRRTATSPFDDRDLHSAHDFLDALAYWREDDDPEAVFDVVDPAERILEELPGVVIAPSAAREVANGAPVYDPGVIEADDDAQAGDLVACYTPNGAAVCLGEFVDDASRDVTVDLERVLV; from the coding sequence ATGGCCGATCGCTCTCGCCTCCGCGGTCCGCCCGACGATCGCACGCCCGCGGAACTGCTCACGTTCGGCGTCGTCAATTTAGACAAGCCGCCGGGGCCGTCCTCACACCAGGTCAGCGGCTGGTTGCGCGATGCGGTCGACGAAACGCTGGCCGACCAGGCCCCCGACGCGACGATCGAACAGGCGGCCCACGCCGGGACGCTCGATCCCAAGGTCACCGGCTGTCTCCCGATCATGCTCGGCGAGGCGACCCGGCTGGCACAGGTCTTCCTCGAGGGCTCCAAGGAGTACGTCGCCGTCCTCGAGTGTCACGCGCCGGTGCCGGCCGACGCCGAATCGGTCGTCGCCGAGTTCGAGGGGCCGATCTACCAGAAGCCCCCGCGCAAGAGTGCGGTCGCCCGGCGCCTGCGCGTGCGCGAGATTTACGACCTCGAGGTCCTCGAGACCGACGAGCGCCGGCTCCTGTTGCGCATCCGGTGTGAGAGCGGGACCTACGTCCGGAAGCTCTGTCACGACCTGGGGCTAGCGCTCGGTACCGGCGGCCACATGGGCCACCTGCGCCGGACGGCGACCTCGCCGTTCGACGACCGGGACCTGCACTCGGCCCACGACTTCCTCGACGCGTTAGCGTACTGGCGCGAGGACGACGACCCCGAGGCTGTGTTCGACGTGGTCGACCCCGCCGAACGGATCCTCGAGGAGCTCCCCGGCGTGGTGATCGCTCCGAGTGCGGCCCGGGAGGTCGCCAACGGCGCGCCGGTGTACGACCCCGGCGTGATCGAGGCCGACGACGATGCGCAGGCCGGCGATCTGGTGGCCTGCTACACCCCCAACGGAGCCGCGGTGTGTCTCGGCGAGTTCGTCGACGATGCGAGTCGCGACGTGACGGTCGACCTCGAGCGCGTGCTGGTCTGA
- a CDS encoding type IV pilin, translating to MDLSKYRAKLVGNEEERAVSPVIGVILMVAITVILAAVIAAFVLDMGDSMGSGPTNAAVSSDVSNSDETVTLTVDEIGDAEKFEIRGEGADAVGNLSDSDLESTGDSVTLDITNGSKSGYNESSANIVAISGDSESTVSSFEWNFN from the coding sequence ATGGACCTTAGCAAATACAGAGCCAAGCTGGTTGGCAACGAAGAAGAGCGAGCAGTATCGCCCGTTATCGGTGTTATCCTGATGGTCGCAATTACCGTCATCTTGGCGGCTGTGATTGCGGCGTTCGTGCTCGACATGGGTGACAGCATGGGAAGCGGACCGACAAATGCTGCAGTGAGTTCAGATGTTAGTAACTCCGATGAAACGGTGACACTTACTGTTGATGAGATAGGTGACGCGGAAAAATTCGAAATCAGAGGAGAAGGTGCTGATGCGGTCGGTAATCTTAGTGACAGTGATTTAGAATCTACTGGAGACTCAGTTACTCTGGATATCACTAATGGCTCTAAGAGTGGTTACAACGAAAGTTCCGCGAATATTGTAGCTATCAGCGGCGACTCCGAGAGTACTGTCAGTAGTTTCGAGTGGAACTTCAACTGA
- a CDS encoding type IV pilin, translating to MDLSKYRNKLVGSEEERAVSPVIGVILMVAITVILAAVIAAFVLDMGDSMGSGPTNAAVSADVSDSENTTTLTVDEMGDAEHFELRGFDEDNIDSGVNESPHRFEDNLTATGDSVTLKLNESRDAGSANIVAVNGDSESVIGDFEWEAGN from the coding sequence ATGGATCTAAGCAAATACAGAAACAAGCTGGTCGGCAGCGAAGAAGAGCGAGCAGTATCGCCCGTTATCGGTGTTATCCTGATGGTCGCGATTACCGTCATTCTGGCGGCCGTGATCGCAGCATTCGTGCTCGATATGGGAGACAGTATGGGAAGCGGACCGACGAATGCCGCTGTGAGTGCTGATGTCAGCGACTCTGAGAACACCACGACGCTTACCGTTGATGAGATGGGAGACGCAGAGCACTTCGAACTGCGTGGGTTTGACGAAGATAATATCGACAGCGGTGTTAACGAATCCCCTCACCGTTTCGAGGATAATTTGACTGCTACTGGGGATTCTGTCACCCTCAAGCTCAACGAATCTCGAGACGCAGGATCCGCTAATATCGTTGCTGTCAACGGCGACTCTGAGAGCGTCATCGGCGACTTCGAGTGGGAAGCGGGCAACTAA
- a CDS encoding Nmad3 family putative nucleotide modification protein, whose translation MTVVLAGVGADTTNLGALAPLYDDGRFEYVPIPEKTPDTDETETLGSWNLRATDGIAADLTNRIAPQPIGDADRTVAGDALESWPLHRDPNFAALTYGEHRTSGYVERLRALEPGDVVGFYTGLRRPGGDRAHRYLIGYFTVDRVDIVDPDQPRADRETILAAHPDNAHAKRARDGDLYLEKPVVLIDGREPGGLFDRHPIRLSDYYTKPGNERSQYYLREEIATEWAVRDGGENMMYKPAYRCAPSGAAFRRRVGRPGDRTADCARLDTEDAAAETTD comes from the coding sequence ATGACGGTCGTCCTCGCCGGCGTCGGTGCCGACACCACGAACCTGGGTGCGCTCGCCCCGCTGTACGACGACGGGCGCTTCGAATATGTGCCGATCCCCGAGAAGACTCCCGACACCGATGAGACCGAAACGCTCGGCTCGTGGAACCTGCGCGCGACCGACGGCATCGCCGCGGACCTCACGAACCGGATCGCCCCCCAGCCGATCGGCGACGCCGACCGGACCGTCGCCGGCGACGCCCTCGAGTCGTGGCCCCTTCACCGCGACCCCAATTTCGCGGCGCTGACCTACGGCGAGCACCGGACCAGCGGCTACGTCGAACGCCTCCGAGCCCTCGAGCCCGGCGACGTCGTCGGGTTTTACACCGGCCTGCGACGTCCCGGCGGCGACCGCGCACACCGCTACCTGATCGGCTACTTCACCGTTGATCGGGTCGATATCGTCGACCCCGACCAGCCGCGGGCCGACCGCGAGACGATCCTGGCGGCCCACCCGGACAACGCCCACGCGAAACGCGCTCGAGACGGAGACCTCTACCTCGAGAAACCGGTCGTCCTGATCGACGGCCGCGAACCCGGCGGCCTGTTCGACCGCCACCCGATCCGGCTCAGCGACTACTACACCAAACCGGGGAACGAACGATCGCAGTATTACCTGCGCGAGGAAATCGCGACCGAGTGGGCCGTCCGCGACGGCGGCGAGAACATGATGTACAAACCCGCCTACCGCTGTGCGCCCTCCGGAGCGGCGTTTCGCCGCCGCGTCGGCCGGCCGGGCGACCGCACAGCCGATTGCGCCCGCCTCGATACTGAGGACGCCGCCGCCGAGACGACCGACTGA
- a CDS encoding DUF7344 domain-containing protein, translating to MPVQPESLERETVYSLLADRVREYLLCHLSTVDRTTVPDAAERLAVWSRETSELCVRERDGIAIQLVHNHLPRLAEHDVVVYDRSSDAVATGPNFADLEPYVDPLEPPRV from the coding sequence ATGCCAGTCCAGCCTGAGTCACTCGAGCGGGAGACCGTCTACTCACTGCTCGCCGATCGGGTTCGCGAGTACTTGCTGTGTCACCTCTCGACCGTCGACCGAACGACGGTCCCCGACGCCGCCGAACGACTCGCGGTCTGGAGCCGCGAGACGTCCGAGTTATGCGTGCGCGAACGGGATGGGATCGCCATTCAGTTGGTCCACAACCACCTCCCGCGACTCGCCGAACACGACGTCGTCGTCTACGACCGCTCGAGCGACGCGGTAGCCACCGGACCGAACTTCGCGGACCTCGAGCCCTACGTCGACCCGCTCGAGCCGCCGCGCGTCTAG